The genomic region CATGCCCGCCGTCGTCACCCCGGAACCGGGGGGGCTCACATGGTTCGAGGTGATCGACATCCTGCGGGACGTGATGCGGGCGAACCGCAACGTGGTCGAGTTCGACATCATGGAGCTCGCCCCGATCGCCGGCATGGGGGCCCCGGACTACCTCGCCGCGCGCCTGTGCTACCGGCTGATGGGGTGGCTCGTCGCCCGCCAGTCCGAGAAGTAGGGAGGCGCCGCCCATGTCCGTTCCGACGAAGGTCTTTTTCACCAAGGGGGTCGGCCGCCACCGGGAGCAGCTGACCTCGTTCGAGCTCGCGCTCCGCGACGCCGGCATACAGAAGTTCAACCTGGTGCAGGTGTCGAGCATCTTCCCCCCCAAGTGCCGGATCGTGAAGAAGGAAGAGGGCCTGAAGCTCCTCCAGCCGGGGGAGATCGTGTTCGTCGTCATGAGCCGATGCTGCAGCGACGAGCCCAGGCGCCTGGTGGCGGCCTCCGTCGGCTGCGCGCTTCCCTCCGACCGGTCCGTCTACGGCTACCTGAGCGAGCATCACGCGTTCGGCCAGACCGAGAAGGTGGCGGGCGACTACGCCGAGGACCTTGCCGCCGCGATGCTCGCATCCACCCTCGGAGTGGAATTCGACGAGGACAAGAGCTGGGACGAGAAGCGCGAGGTGTGGAAGATCAGCGGCAAGATCTACAAGTCGTTCAACATCACGCAGTCGGCGATCGTCAAGGACGAGTACACCACGACCGTGGCGGCGGCCGTGCTGGTCCTGTAAAGAGGGGACGGAATGCGAGGAGCCCGGATCGTCGGGACGGGACGGGAGCTCCCCCCGCGGGTGGTGCGGAACGAGGAGCTTTCGATGCGGATGGACACCACCGACGAGTGGATCGTCCAGCGCACGGGGATCCGCGAACGACGGTACGCCGACCCCGGCGCGACGACGTCCAGCCTCGGTTCGGCCGCCGCCCGGAAGGCGATCGAGGCGGCCGGGCTTTCCGTCGGCGACATCGACCTCGTCGTCTTCGCGACCCTCTCCCCGGACTACTTCTTTCCCGGCTGCGGGGTCCTGGTCCAGCAGCAGCTCGGGATGTCCACCGTCGGCGCCCTGGATGTGCGCGACCAGTGCACCGGGTTCGTCTACGGGCTCTCCGTCGCGGAAGCGTACGTGAAGGGCGGATTCCACGACCACGTCCTGGTCATCGGGGCGGAAATCCACAGCCGGGGGCTCCGATTCACCACGGCGGGGCGCGACACCGCGGTGATCTTCGGCGACGGCGCCGGCGCGGCGGTCGTCGGTCCGGCGGAGCCCGGCCGCGGGATCCTTTCCTCCCACCTGCACTCCGAGGGGAAATACGCCGGGGAGCTGATCCTGGAGTCGCCCGGTTTCATCGACGATCCGTGGATCTCGCACGGGACGATCGATGCCGGGAAGCACTTCCCCAAGATGAACGGGAAATACGTCTTCACGCACGCGGTCCGGCGATTTCCGGAAACGATCCGGGAATCCCTCGAGAAGAACGGGCGTTCCCTGTCCGACCTCTCCCTCCTGATCCCCCACCAGGCGAACCTCCGGATCACGCAGGCGGTCGGAAGCGCGCTCGACCTCCCGGAGGGGAAGGTCTTCTCGAACATCGAGCGGTACGGAAACACCACGGCGGCGTCGATCCCGATCGCCCTGGACGAGTGCGTCGAGCAGGGGAGGATCCGGGAGGGGGACCTCGTGTGCCTGGCGGCGTTCGGGTCCGGTTTCACCTGGGCGTCGGCGCTGATCCGCTGGTAGCGTCGTCCGCCGTGGGGTGGCGGGTCCGCGACATGGAGACGGGCGACCTCGACCGGGTGATGGCGATCGAGGAGGTTTCCTTTCCCACCCCCTGGTCCCGGTCGATGTTCGCGGAAGACCTGGAACGGCCGTTCTCCTCGCCGGTCGTGGCGGAAGGCCCGGACGGCGAGCTGTGCGGATACGCCGTCTGCTGGAACATCGCGGGGGAGTCCCACCTCCTGAACATCGCCGTCCGGCCGGACCGGCGGGGAGAGGGGATCGGGCGGGCGCTGGTCGGCGAGTGCATCCGCCGCGGCGCCCTGGCCGGCTCGACGCTCATCCACCTCGAGGTGCGCGTCGGGAACGAGGAGGCGCAACGGTTGTACTTCCGGTGCGGATTCGAGATCCGGGGGATCCGGAAACGGTATTACACGGACACGGGAGAGGACGCGGTTCTCCTCTCCCGCGGGATCGGCGGGAGCGATGCCGAGTAAGGCGACACGGTTCGTCCACGGGAGGATCGTGCGCAACACCGGGCACGGGATCTTCTACCGGATGGAAGTCTCGATTCCCGACCGGATCGAGTTCGTCCCCGGGCAGTTCGCCATGGTGTCGGGGTGGCCCGGGAACGATCCGCTCCTGCCTCGCCCGCTCGCCATCTTCCGCGCCGGCGGGACGCGCTCCCGGGCTACCGTCGAATTCGTGTACAAGGTGGTCGGACGGGGGACGGCCCTGCTGTCGGGTTTGCACGACGGCGACCCCCTGTCCATCACCCTGCCGCTGGGGAACGGATTCGACCTCGGCGCGCCGGACCGGACCTGGTGGCTCGCGGGCGGCGGCGTGGGGTTCTCGACCGTCTTCCCCGCGGGGGTGGCCCTTTCGCAGGGAAAGGCGGAGTTCGAGATGTTCCTCGGGAGCCGCACGCGGGATCAGCTTCCCCCAAGGGAGTGGATCCCGGGCGGGGACCTCCCGGGGCGGGTCCACCTGTGCACCGACGACGGCACGGCCGGATTCTTCGGCACCGTCACCGACGCGATCCGGGAACGACTGGCGGCCCTTTCGCCCCCCGGGCGCGCCCGCGTGTCGATCCTTTCGTGCGGTCCGCGGGAGATGCTTTCGGGGATCGCCGCGGCCGCGGCCGCGCACGGGGTTCCCACGCAGGTGTCGCTCGAAAACCACATGGCGTGCGGATTCGGGGTGTGCTGGGGGTGCGTCGCCGCGGTGCGGGACGGTGACCGGACCGCGTACCGGAGGGTGTGCAGGGAGGGGCCGGTGTTCGACGCGGGGGAGATCGTCTGGTGACGCCGAATCCTCTTCCGTCCCCCGACCTGACCGCGCGCGTGGGGAGCGTGGTCCTCCGGAACCCGGTGATGAGCGCCTCCGGAACCTTCGGCTACGGCCTCGAATTCTCCCCGTTCTACGACATCTCCCGGCTGGGGGCGGTGGTGGTCAAGGGGCTCTCCCTTCTTCCGACGGCGGGCAACGCCCCGCAGCGGATCGTCGAGACCCCCGCGGGGATGCTGAACGCGATCGGGCTCCAGAACATCGGTGTCGAGCGGTTCGTCGCCGACGTCGCGCCGCGGCTTGCCGACGCCGGCGCGGTCTTCGTGGCGAACATCTACGGCCGGACGATCGAGGAGTACGAGGGGGTGGCCCGCCGGCTGTCGGAGCTTCCCGCGCTCGCGGCGATCGAGCTGAACGCCTCC from Deltaproteobacteria bacterium harbors:
- a CDS encoding arginase family protein; this encodes MPAVVTPEPGGLTWFEVIDILRDVMRANRNVVEFDIMELAPIAGMGAPDYLAARLCYRLMGWLVARQSEK
- a CDS encoding arginine decarboxylase, pyruvoyl-dependent; the protein is MSVPTKVFFTKGVGRHREQLTSFELALRDAGIQKFNLVQVSSIFPPKCRIVKKEEGLKLLQPGEIVFVVMSRCCSDEPRRLVAASVGCALPSDRSVYGYLSEHHAFGQTEKVAGDYAEDLAAAMLASTLGVEFDEDKSWDEKREVWKISGKIYKSFNITQSAIVKDEYTTTVAAAVLVL
- a CDS encoding ketoacyl-ACP synthase III, translated to MRGARIVGTGRELPPRVVRNEELSMRMDTTDEWIVQRTGIRERRYADPGATTSSLGSAAARKAIEAAGLSVGDIDLVVFATLSPDYFFPGCGVLVQQQLGMSTVGALDVRDQCTGFVYGLSVAEAYVKGGFHDHVLVIGAEIHSRGLRFTTAGRDTAVIFGDGAGAAVVGPAEPGRGILSSHLHSEGKYAGELILESPGFIDDPWISHGTIDAGKHFPKMNGKYVFTHAVRRFPETIRESLEKNGRSLSDLSLLIPHQANLRITQAVGSALDLPEGKVFSNIERYGNTTAASIPIALDECVEQGRIREGDLVCLAAFGSGFTWASALIRW
- the rimI gene encoding ribosomal protein S18-alanine N-acetyltransferase: METGDLDRVMAIEEVSFPTPWSRSMFAEDLERPFSSPVVAEGPDGELCGYAVCWNIAGESHLLNIAVRPDRRGEGIGRALVGECIRRGALAGSTLIHLEVRVGNEEAQRLYFRCGFEIRGIRKRYYTDTGEDAVLLSRGIGGSDAE
- a CDS encoding dihydroorotate dehydrogenase electron transfer subunit, which encodes MPSKATRFVHGRIVRNTGHGIFYRMEVSIPDRIEFVPGQFAMVSGWPGNDPLLPRPLAIFRAGGTRSRATVEFVYKVVGRGTALLSGLHDGDPLSITLPLGNGFDLGAPDRTWWLAGGGVGFSTVFPAGVALSQGKAEFEMFLGSRTRDQLPPREWIPGGDLPGRVHLCTDDGTAGFFGTVTDAIRERLAALSPPGRARVSILSCGPREMLSGIAAAAAAHGVPTQVSLENHMACGFGVCWGCVAAVRDGDRTAYRRVCREGPVFDAGEIVW